The following DNA comes from Natranaeroarchaeum aerophilus.
GGTCCCTGTCCGGATGCGAACGATGGACGGCGACGTTACTGGTCACGCTGAACCCGGCTTTGTGGAGTACGACGTCGACGACGTGGTCCAGTTCGAGCGTATCGGGTTCGTTCGCGTCGACAAGGTCGAAGAAGACGAATCGGTCGTCTACTACGCGCACCCCTGAAGGGTATAACCGCTCGACGGAACGATTGACAAACGTAACGTATTTCACTGTACCCCGGCAACGTCGTGATACGTTGGGCCGGTAGCTCAGTCCGGCAGAGCGTCTGACTCTTAATCAGACGGTCGCGCGTTCAAATCGCGTCCGGCCCGTTTTTGCCACGAACCACGGTGAGTGGCAAAACGGCAATAAGCGATTTGAAGTAGACCAGAAAGGCGCAGCGAAGCGAGCATTTCTGGGCGTAGTTCACAATCGCGTCCGGCCCGCTTTCTGCTTCGAGCAATTACGCGAGGAGCGAAGCGGTTAGAGCGATTCAAACTGGAAAACACCTGTTTCAGGCATGGGAGACACTCACTGCCAGATAATGGTTGGTAGACAAACATTATATACATGTACGTTATTATCTACTGACACTGATGGGAACACACGGCCGACCGGCCTCGACGGAGCGTCGCTCTCTGACATCCGGTTCGGGTAAACGAACGAGCGAGATTATTCGTTTGCTCGCACCAAGGCGACGACAGAGGCTCGTCGCGATACTCGAAAAGCGACCGGCAACGATCGATCGACACGTGGTTGCTCGAACGCTCGTCACCGAGGAGTCCGACACGAACGTGCCAGGTTCCGCAGCTGTACAGCGTGTTGAGATCGACCTGCATCACAACCATCTCCCCGCACTCGACGAGGCGGGCGTCGTTCAGTACGACCCTGAACGGGGAACAGTACAGCTCCGCGATACCAGTCAAGTGAAACGAGTGCTCGCGATGGTCGACCGACAGCGCGGCTACTCTTCGGGGCTGTAGTTCGGTGCTTCGTCGGTGATGACGACGTCGTGTGCGTGGCTCTCTGCCTGGCCGGCGCTGGACACGCGGACGAACTCGGCGCGCTCTTTGAATTCGGGGATCGTCTCCGCACCGACGTAGCCCATCCCACTTTGCATACCACCGGTAAGCTGGTGGAGCTCGCTGGCGAGGCTTCCCTTGTACGGTTTGGCCGCCTCGACACCTTCGGGGACGTACTCTTCCTCATCGGGTTCTTCCTTCAGATAGCGGTTCTCCTCGCTATCGCCGCCTTTCATCGCGCCGACGCTACCCATCCCGCGGTACTGCTTGTACTTTTTGCCGTTCATCGTGATGACGCGGCCCGGTGCCTCGTCGGTGCCCGCGAAGTACGAGCCGAGCATGACGGCGTCCGCTCCTGCAGCAATGGCCTTGATCGCGTCGCCGGAGTACCGGATGCCACCGTCGGCGATGACTGGCACGTCGTGCTGACTGGCGACATCCGCAACCTGTGAAACGGCAGTGATCTGGGGCATTCCCGCACCGCTCACGACGCGGGTGGTACAGATACTACCGGGACCGATTCCGACCTTGAGGCCGTCAGCGAAGCCGACGAGATCCTCGGCGGCTTCACGAGTACCGATGTTCCCCACGACGACGTCCGCATCGACGCTCTCTTTGATCTCTTTTGCCCCCTCGACGACGTTCCGGTTGTGCGCGTGAGCACAGTCGATAAAGAGGACGTTCGCTCCTGCCTCGTCGGCCTTGATCGCTCGCTCCGTGCTGAACGGACCGACCGCGACACCACAGAGCAGCCGCCCCTCGTCGTCGCGTGCTGCGTTGTTGTATTCGCGGCGCTGGAGAATGCCCTGCATCGTGACGAGCCCGGTCAGGCGGTTCTGCTCGTCGACGACCGGGACGCGTTCGATTTTGTGCTCGTACATCAGTTCGAGGGCTTCACGGGCAGTGACGTCTTCCGGCGCGGTGATGACCTCGTCGGTCATCGCCTCCTGGACTTCGTCACGTTCCCCGACTTCGAGATACGGGCGAATGTCGGTTCCACTGATGATTCCAAGCACTTCGTCGTCGTCGTTGACGACTGGCGCGCCGCTGACCCCTTCGGTCTCCATCAGCGCGTCGACGTCCCGGACGGTCTGCTCGGGTTCTGCGGTGACCACATCGCGGATGATCAGTTCGTCAGCTCGCTTCACTTGCGTGATCTCGTGGACCATTCGGTCGTCGTCCATGTTCCGGTGGATGACACCGAGACCTCCCTGTCGGGCCATCTCGATCGCCAGTTCGCTCGTCGTCACCGTATCCATCGCTGCCGAGAGGATCGGCACGTTCAGATCGACGTTGCGCGAGACGCGCGTCGAGAGGTCGGCCTCATCAGGTTCGACGGTGCTTTCTTTCGGCCGGAGCAATACGTCGTCGAACGTCAGCGCCTCTGGAACATCCAACTTCGAAGAGAAGTGCCCATTCGTATCGTTCGCCATGTTGTTGGTCCGTTTTGGTCGCCCAAAAACGTTGCGAGATGCCCCTCGTCTGGGTGAGCATATCACTCGATTGGCGACGAGCAGCTATCGAGCATAGCAGAGACGATGTGACCGATCGTCTACCATACATTCGGACTGATATCCAACTCAATAACCTGTGTCGAATATACTGCTGAATTCGACATATGTGTACGGTCCTCACGCAACGTTTATCACTCGATCTGAACAATGATGATATATGCAGTCCACCAGTCCCACTGTCCAGAGCAACGCCGGTCAGTCGACCCTCGTTTCCGGCAACCGCTTTACATTCTTCTGGATGGGGACAAAACTGGTGGACAATTCCACCGCGATCGACTGGCTGTCCCACGGCGGCGACGGCGTACATCGCGGGATACACCACCCATCGGCCACGGGGTACGGCCGTCCCGGCTGAGCGATGAGTACCTCCCAACATCCGGTCGCACTGGAGCTAGAGCAACGCGTCGGCGGCGCGACCAAGCTCCTTGCGACGGTGATGTTCCTCCCGCTGCTCGACGGGATCTTCCCGGCGCTCGTTCTGGCAGGTGCATTGGATACTACCGCAGGCATCCTGCAGGTCGGGTTGCTGGTCTTTGGCGGCAGTGCAACTGTTGCCGTGATCCTCGCCGAAATGGACGGTACGCCGCGCAGTCAGGCAAAGACCGTCCTTCTCGTCGGGATCCCGTTGATCGTCGTCGCCGCGATTGAGACCGCACTGGCACCCTCGATCGCCGAGCTCGTCGATCTGGTGATCTTCGAACGGTTCGCTGCACTGGTGATCCTCGCGATCGCTGCCAAGACCGCGAGTGCGACCGTCGGCGAGTATATGCCACGCCCAGCAGTTATCGTCGGGCTTGGCCTGTTCGCCAGTCTCGATCCCTCGGGAGCCGAACTCGTATTCGTCTCTGATCCTGAACTGGTCGCTCGCGGTGTCGCCGCGGCTGGCGTCGGCGTTGGCTTCGCGCTTCTGGTTGCGCTGTTCGGGCCGGTGCTCCGGTCGATGGTCGACCTCGACCGGTTCCGCTTCGGCAGCGCTGTCGCGCTCGGTCTGCTCCCGCTCTCGCTGCTTGACCTCCCGCTTGGCGATCTGGCACCGCTGGCCGTGCTCGTCCTGACGGCCGTGTTCGCTCTCGACCCGAACGCCTCGAACACGCTCGGAGACGCATCGACGACCCAATCGGACTCGGGCGCTGCAGGACAGGCACACCTGACCGACGGTGGTCCGGAGCCCGTCTGGGACGCCGACGAGGAGGGCGATGACGAGTCAGCGAGCGAACGACGCGAGCCCTGGCTGTGATTGCACGTCCTCAGATCGGGGCGACTCCGTCACGGGAATAGACGAGAAGTAGAGTCCCGAATCGAAACCACTTTAGGGCGGTACGAGCTACCAGAAAGTGACGGGGCTGTGGCCAAGCCAGGCATGGCGACTGACTCCAGAGATTGACACCCGGTGACGAACTCCAGACTGATATACTGAGCGCGCGACTGATCATCGCTCGCGTTGACGACTCTCTGGAGAACCGAGGTGAATCGGAGATATCAGTCGATCGGGGGTTCAAATCCCTCCGGCCCCATTTACTGCTGCGAACCACACCGTGAGCAGCAGTAACTACACGCGGAGGATTTGAACCCAGAGGACGAGCGTAGCGAAGTCCTCGTGGTTCACAATCCCTCCGGCCCCATATGAAATAAAAGAGACTGAGAGCCATCTCTCACGTTCCCCATACTTCTCTGCACGGGTGTGGTCGGCGTGTTGAAACTTGTCATCGAGAGCGACAAGTCCGAGACGCTGCCGAGGGCCAGTCTGCGACTCGCCGACCGCAGGGGATCGTCGAGATTGCCCTGTCCACACTCAGTGATTACGTACACGCCATTGCCGAGATACTCTATCGAATCACTTCCTCTCCGATATCGCTGGTGGCCGGGTATACCAGAACGCCCAGAGAATCAACACGGCCTGCAGCGGGAGTCGTCCCCAGCGAACGATGCTGGACGGATCTCCCCCGCCCGGCAATCCTTCAATGACGACCCCGTGCGTCGCCATGTAGATGTTTGCCGGAAAGATGGCAATGAGTAATGCAATCGTCGCCCACGCGGCGTACTGTCGAGTTCGGTCAATGAGTAGCCCGATCCCGACGGCGATTTCGGCGAGACCGGAGAGATAGACGAGTAATAGTGCCGCCGGAAATATCGGAGGGACGATCTGGACGTACAGCTCCGGCACGACAAAATGTAGCATTCCTGCGACTATGTACCCTGTACTCATTACGTAGAGTAGCGGGCGTTTGAGTCGGTTCAGAACATCATTCATCAATACGAAATACTTCCCGGGACCTGAAACAATTTCGCTCCGAGGAGTCACCTGTCGAACTGTTCCCACTCGAAACGTGAGGGGAACCAGCTATCCGTCGGCCGTCTCCTCCACTGCGGTCGCGACCTCGTCGACGACCGCTCCGAAGTCGATCTTACCTTCGTCTGCGACCCAACGGTACGTGACTCGCCCCGTTTCGTCGAGGACGAAGATGCTTCGCTGTGCCGCCTCGAACTGGCCATACATCTCGTGGAGGACGACACCGTAGTCCTGGATCACGTCGTGGTTCCAGTCCGAAAGCATCGGGAAGTTCAGGTTCTCTTCTCTGATCCAGACGTTCTGGGCCGGTGGCAGGTCCACGCTGATACCATACACGGCGGCGTCGAGGTCCTCGAACTGATCCATCGAATCCCTGAACGTACACATTTCGGCGGTACACCCGCTGGTGAACGCCGCCGGGAAGAACGCGAGTACGATCGGTCCCGCACCGAGTGCTGTGGAAAGATCGAACGGTTCGATGTCGTTGTACGCCTCGCCGCCCGCTTTCGGGAGCGTGAATTCGGGTGCGTGATCGCCGATATCGATCATACCGATACCTAACGGGCGACGTACCTAAACAGTCCCCACTCCGGGGTCCCCATCTGTTGTGTGGAGGGTATTCGTCGCCAGAATCGTTATACTGCCAGCGCCGATTCCTGCGACTCGCCGACGAGCAATTCTTCGACGAAGGAGATGGCGTCTGACTCCTCAGCAATGCTTTCCATCAGCACGGTCTCGCTCGGGAAGAGCCGTTCGCCGAGTTCGAGCCCGTGCTCTCTGGCGGTCGATCCGGTCATCGTCAGATAGATACCGAGGCCCACGTCCGCAATCGAGGCCTCTTCCTCGCGCCCGTCGTCGGGATACTGAAAGGTCACACCATCGGTTGCTGCAGTCCCCAGCACTGCCTGAACGAGTCGTTCGTATCGCGGAGAGATACAGAGCGGACCTTCATATTGCTCGACGAACTCCCGATCGAATGTCTCGACATCGGTCCGCTGGCACGTCTCCGGCGTCCCCATCAGCGTGTGATAGACCGTATCACCGAGTCCACCGACGACCCGGACGTCGGTATCGCGCGGATCGATTCGCGCATTGATATCGCTGATTCGTTCGATCGGCTCCTCGCGGAGCCCGACGACTTCTTCCAGAACGAGATCAGCGCTGTCGAAGCCGAGATTAAAGTCGTGAGTGCGAAGCGCCCGGAACGGCTCTTCGCGGCCGATCAACTGGAGGTCGATGTCACCAAGCGGGATCGTGACGCTGTCGAAGACGATCCGTCGGGGACGACCGTCCCGGTCGTCGCGCAAGAGCGTATACTCGGGTCTGGTCGGGTCGTCGAGACTACTGTAGGCCGCAAGTCGCTCGTAGACGTCGTCAGCGGCGTCCTGTCGCCCTTTCGTGATCGCTTTTTCGTATCGCAGTGTCGAACTGATCGAGTCCGCCAGCGCCGTGACATCTGTCGAAGAGTCCGTCGGTATTCGACTACTCTCGTCAACGCGCCGGGCCACCCGGTCGAGAACGGCTTCGAGGGGCCGCCCTTTTCGCGGCACGGCAACCGAGACGGTCGTCATTGGCGGAAAAAACGTTCCCCCACGTCAAACAGGTTGCGCTTTCGCGCTTAGCTAAACATCTCGCCGAGCTGGTTGCGCCACTCCTGAATCTCTTCGACCTCGCCCTCGACGTGGTCGACGGTTCCGGCCACGTGTTCGAGATGTTCGTCGAGGTCGTCGAGTGTCTCGAACAGCTCGTCGAGGTCATCGGCGGTGTCGTCGGCCGTTCCTTCGACCGAATCGAGCCGTTCGGCGAACTCGTCCAGCTCAGTACGGATCGTCTCGACATCGCTACCGACCGAATCGAGGTCGTTCGTGACGCCGTCGATCCGCTCTGAAGCTCCTGCGACAGTTTCCTCGATACCGTCGATCCGTTCATCGAGACGCTGTTCGATCTCCGCAGCGCGTTCGTCCAGCCGCTCGTCGAACTGGTCGATCGATTCGGCGTTGGCCGTCACTGCGTGATCGACGTCGTCGAGATCGCTTCTGAAAGACTCGATATCCGCCTCGAACTCCTCGATCAACGCCTCGCCTCGGCCGTTTTCGTCCAGGAACGTTTCGAGCGCGCCAGTGTACGCGGCGACTTCCTCGAGCCGCGACTGGAGATGGTCGACCCGTGCGACAACACGGCTATCGGTTTCGGGCTCTTCGGTCGTCAGATCGAGCTCCTCACGCAGGAGCTGTTTGTCCGCTTCGTCGACGTTGCCTGCCCGGAGTTCCGATGCGAGCGCGCTTGCGACGCCTCCTGCCTCGACTTGCGCCGCGGGCTCGTCGTCGATATCGTCTTCGGGCGCTTCATCGTGGTCCTTCTGGGCATCCGACTCTTCGTCGACGTCCTCGTCAAGATCAATCTCGTCTTCGGGTTCGGCTTCCGGTTCCTCGTCGACGTCCTCGTCAAGATCAATCTCGTCTTCGGGTTCGGCTTCCGGTTCTTCGTCGACATCCTCGTCAGGATCAATCTCCTCTTCGGGTTCGGTTTCCGGTTCTTCGTCGACGTCCTCGTCAGGATCAATCTCCTCTTCGGGTTCGGTTTCCGACTCTTCGTCAATACCGAGATCGATCTCTTCATCGTCGGGTTCCTGTCCCGATTCGTCCGGTTCGGGAACGCCTTCTTCGATCCCGAGATCGATATCGGGGACATCTTCGTCTTCCGTGTCGTCATCGGCCGAATCATCCGGCTCCAGATCGACGTCTTCGAGACCAAGGTCCAGTCCGTCGTCGTCGGCTTCCGCGGCCTCCTCAGCTGGCTCTGCAGAATCGGCTTCTTCCTCGTCTTCGAGTCCGGGAACCGTCTCCGAGTCGCCGGAGATCATGTCCTTGACGGCCTGACTGCTCTCCTCGGACGCGATATCGTCGATCGACGCGTCGTCGACAGCAGCTCCGGATTCGTCTTCCTCACCCCCTTCAGTGGGACCAGCCGCCGTAATCTTCGGTTCGGTCATGAACTGGCTCGCCTCTTCGGGGCTATCGATCCGAACCCCATAGACTGTGACGAGTTCGGCCCCGGCATCGAGTTCGCGCTCGAATTCGACGGTGTGGTCCTCGAACGCCGTCCAGTTCTCGCTCTCGTACTCGGGGTGAAATCCGACGCCGTCCATCGAGAACTCGTCGGGGATGCTCTCGGACAGGCGAACTGTCGCCGAATCGTCCCGATCTGACGTGAGAGTGAACTTGACCGTCGGCACCGCGAACTCGTCCGTCTTGAACGCCTTTTCGACGGTGATGCCGTCCGCGGAAACTACGATGTCGTCCTGATACGCCTCTTCGCTCATAGCCACTCCTATCCACACCATAACCATAAAACAAACGGGCACTGATCGGCTGGTATCCCACGCCACTCGGAGCAAACACGCAAGTACGAGATGGTCAGTTACAGGTCGACGCGATCCCCGATCTCGGCGATTTCGAGCGCGGCAGGGTACTCGAACCCTCGTGCGTGATGATGCAGTACTGTCGGATCGGCAGTGAGCCCCTTCCACATGTCCCAGTGGCTTGGGAGGAACTGATCGAACTGCAGATCGCTCGCGGCCTCGATCGCCTGATTCTCGTCGTTGTACCAGCGCGTCCGGACGGGTTCACCGGTCTCCTTATCGGGGACGTTGCCGACGGTCCCGAACGCAAGAATGCCGAGGTCGATCTCGTACTCCTCGCCGATGCGGGTGAACTCGTCGCTGGGTTTGGTGTCGCCGCCGTGGAACACCGTCTTCCCCTCGTGTTCGATGACGTACGAGACCGGATGTGTGGCGTCCGCGTCGTATGCGTCCTCGACGTGAATCGTGAAACTGCCGACTTCGAGGGTATCCCCTTCACTCACTTCGACGAACTGGTCATCATCGATATCGTGATCGGCCTGCCAGTCCTCCTCGTCGCGAGCGACTGTGAGGCTGTCGTCCGGCGCGTACAGGTCCGCACCCGTCGATTCGAGGATCGGTGCCTGGGAGGGGCCGTGGACGTGGTCCGTGTGCTCGTGGGTGGCAAGAACAGCATCGGCCTCCTCGATGTCCTCGGGATTGAACGGGACCGGAATCATCCGCGTGGTTCGTGGCGGATCACCAAGTCCGACGTATGGATCGACAAACAGCGTCGTCCCATCGCTGGCTTTCATAGCGAAACCGTTGCAGCCGAGATACCAGACGGCGATGCGTTCGGGAGTAGCGTCCGCGATCGCGTTCGGGAGCCAGTCGCCCCAGTCACTTTCGATTGCCATACGGCAAACCACCGGTCAGGTCGGGCGTAAGTGTTGCGCTCTCCGGTCACAGAGAGTCCACTCCGATCAGCTCTCACACAGCGTAAGTGGAGAGCCGATTCAATCCTGACAGCAGCCGCCAGCCTGCTCGCCGAAGTCGACGTCAAGCGGTGCCGAGATCGCCTCGTTGACCGCTTCAAGCCGCGCGTCGAGTCGTTGCTGGGCTTCGAGATACTCGGACATGGTCGGCTGTGAGTGAAGCTCGCTCTGTGCCTGCTGGAGCTCCTGCAGGTCGTCCTGACCTGCATCGCCAGTCTGTCGGGCGAGCATGAACTCCTGGCGGAGCGATTCGAACTCCTGAATCTGTTCTTGCAGTTCGTCGTCCGATTCGACGGCCGCCTTCGCGGACTCGAACGCCTCGTATTCCGGGAGGTTACGGATCGCTTCGCCAAGCTCACGGCCGAGCGTCTCGATGTCGCTGTCGGGGACGGTTACGTCAGTGTCAATGCTC
Coding sequences within:
- a CDS encoding DUF7344 domain-containing protein, with product MGTHGRPASTERRSLTSGSGKRTSEIIRLLAPRRRQRLVAILEKRPATIDRHVVARTLVTEESDTNVPGSAAVQRVEIDLHHNHLPALDEAGVVQYDPERGTVQLRDTSQVKRVLAMVDRQRGYSSGL
- the guaB gene encoding IMP dehydrogenase produces the protein MANDTNGHFSSKLDVPEALTFDDVLLRPKESTVEPDEADLSTRVSRNVDLNVPILSAAMDTVTTSELAIEMARQGGLGVIHRNMDDDRMVHEITQVKRADELIIRDVVTAEPEQTVRDVDALMETEGVSGAPVVNDDDEVLGIISGTDIRPYLEVGERDEVQEAMTDEVITAPEDVTAREALELMYEHKIERVPVVDEQNRLTGLVTMQGILQRREYNNAARDDEGRLLCGVAVGPFSTERAIKADEAGANVLFIDCAHAHNRNVVEGAKEIKESVDADVVVGNIGTREAAEDLVGFADGLKVGIGPGSICTTRVVSGAGMPQITAVSQVADVASQHDVPVIADGGIRYSGDAIKAIAAGADAVMLGSYFAGTDEAPGRVITMNGKKYKQYRGMGSVGAMKGGDSEENRYLKEEPDEEEYVPEGVEAAKPYKGSLASELHQLTGGMQSGMGYVGAETIPEFKERAEFVRVSSAGQAESHAHDVVITDEAPNYSPEE
- a CDS encoding DUF5794 domain-containing protein, translated to MSTSQHPVALELEQRVGGATKLLATVMFLPLLDGIFPALVLAGALDTTAGILQVGLLVFGGSATVAVILAEMDGTPRSQAKTVLLVGIPLIVVAAIETALAPSIAELVDLVIFERFAALVILAIAAKTASATVGEYMPRPAVIVGLGLFASLDPSGAELVFVSDPELVARGVAAAGVGVGFALLVALFGPVLRSMVDLDRFRFGSAVALGLLPLSLLDLPLGDLAPLAVLVLTAVFALDPNASNTLGDASTTQSDSGAAGQAHLTDGGPEPVWDADEEGDDESASERREPWL
- a CDS encoding DoxX family protein; this translates as MNDVLNRLKRPLLYVMSTGYIVAGMLHFVVPELYVQIVPPIFPAALLLVYLSGLAEIAVGIGLLIDRTRQYAAWATIALLIAIFPANIYMATHGVVIEGLPGGGDPSSIVRWGRLPLQAVLILWAFWYTRPPAISERK
- a CDS encoding redoxin domain-containing protein → MIDIGDHAPEFTLPKAGGEAYNDIEPFDLSTALGAGPIVLAFFPAAFTSGCTAEMCTFRDSMDQFEDLDAAVYGISVDLPPAQNVWIREENLNFPMLSDWNHDVIQDYGVVLHEMYGQFEAAQRSIFVLDETGRVTYRWVADEGKIDFGAVVDEVATAVEETADG
- a CDS encoding MBL fold metallo-hydrolase: MAIESDWGDWLPNAIADATPERIAVWYLGCNGFAMKASDGTTLFVDPYVGLGDPPRTTRMIPVPFNPEDIEEADAVLATHEHTDHVHGPSQAPILESTGADLYAPDDSLTVARDEEDWQADHDIDDDQFVEVSEGDTLEVGSFTIHVEDAYDADATHPVSYVIEHEGKTVFHGGDTKPSDEFTRIGEEYEIDLGILAFGTVGNVPDKETGEPVRTRWYNDENQAIEAASDLQFDQFLPSHWDMWKGLTADPTVLHHHARGFEYPAALEIAEIGDRVDL
- a CDS encoding YlbF family regulator, with protein sequence MSIDTDVTVPDSDIETLGRELGEAIRNLPEYEAFESAKAAVESDDELQEQIQEFESLRQEFMLARQTGDAGQDDLQELQQAQSELHSQPTMSEYLEAQQRLDARLEAVNEAISAPLDVDFGEQAGGCCQD